Proteins from one Methanobrevibacter sp. genomic window:
- a CDS encoding cupin domain-containing protein, which translates to MTMELKGKPIEMESLIEYQEGSVVSMEVIKKELGTVTIFAFDKGQGLSEHSAPFDAMVQIIDGEAEITLAGEPHTVKKGEFLIMPANVPHALQAVNGPYKMVLTMIKSD; encoded by the coding sequence ATTACTATGGAATTAAAAGGAAAACCAATTGAAATGGAAAGCTTGATTGAATATCAGGAAGGCTCCGTTGTAAGTATGGAAGTCATCAAAAAGGAACTTGGTACTGTAACCATTTTTGCATTTGACAAAGGTCAAGGGTTAAGTGAACATAGTGCTCCTTTTGATGCTATGGTTCAAATAATCGATGGTGAGGCTGAAATCACCCTTGCAGGAGAACCTCATACAGTCAAGAAAGGTGAGTTTCTGATCATGCCTGCAAACGTTCCACATGCCTTGCAAGCAGTAAACGGACCATATAAAATGGTTTTAACCATGATTAAATCTGATTAG